In Candidatus Caldatribacterium sp., one DNA window encodes the following:
- a CDS encoding acyl carrier protein, with protein MDVFSKVKEIIVDQLGVDEEDVTPDASFIDDLGADSLDIVELIMAFEEEFDIEIPDEDAEKITTVGEAVEYIESKLS; from the coding sequence ATGGACGTTTTCTCCAAAGTGAAGGAAATCATTGTTGACCAGCTTGGAGTCGACGAAGAGGATGTAACCCCTGATGCTTCCTTCATCGACGATCTTGGAGCCGACTCCCTTGATATCGTTGAGCTCATCATGGCTTTTGAGGAAGAATTTGACATTGAAATTCCCGACGAAGACGCCGAAAAAATCACGACCGTAGGAGAGGCGGTTGAGTACATCGAATCGAAATT